From one Synechococcus sp. WH 8016 genomic stretch:
- a CDS encoding NAD(P)-dependent oxidoreductase, which yields MPGFPLIAPAQLAVVGLGALGLPMAINLREAGYRLHVHTRSRIAESDPSLQAGASSAAAVCCASPAAAAGGCQALLLCVSDDAAVEAVLWGEHGAGFALAPGSLVIDCSTIAPATAEAMAKRLEERNVHYIDAPVTGGTEGAKAGTLTVLCGGEAMALEQARPLLEVIGGSIHHFGPVGSGQQVKAVNQVLVAGSYAAVAEAIALGQHLQLPMHQVVTALQHGAAGSWALQHRSAAMLADHYPLGFKLALHHKDLKIALDAAKEQQLELPITQRVLEQESELMQQGLGNADVSALRRCYPADPH from the coding sequence ATGCCCGGATTTCCGCTCATCGCTCCCGCCCAGCTGGCCGTGGTGGGGCTCGGCGCACTTGGTTTACCCATGGCGATCAACCTGCGCGAAGCCGGCTACAGGCTTCATGTGCACACCCGCAGCCGCATCGCAGAGAGCGATCCAAGCCTGCAAGCAGGTGCCTCCTCAGCAGCGGCTGTCTGCTGTGCCTCCCCCGCCGCAGCCGCCGGCGGCTGCCAAGCCCTGTTGCTCTGCGTCAGCGATGACGCCGCCGTGGAAGCGGTGCTCTGGGGAGAGCACGGAGCAGGCTTTGCCCTCGCACCAGGAAGCTTGGTGATCGATTGCTCCACGATCGCGCCAGCCACAGCGGAAGCGATGGCGAAACGGCTCGAGGAACGCAACGTGCACTACATCGATGCGCCTGTCACCGGAGGAACGGAAGGCGCCAAAGCCGGCACCCTCACCGTGCTCTGTGGTGGAGAAGCCATGGCACTGGAGCAGGCCCGACCGCTCTTGGAGGTGATCGGTGGCTCGATCCATCACTTCGGGCCCGTTGGCAGCGGCCAACAGGTCAAAGCGGTGAACCAGGTGCTGGTGGCCGGCAGCTATGCCGCTGTGGCAGAAGCCATCGCCCTGGGTCAACATCTCCAGCTGCCCATGCACCAGGTGGTGACCGCCCTGCAGCACGGAGCCGCTGGGTCATGGGCCCTGCAACATCGTTCAGCCGCGATGCTTGCGGATCACTACCCGCTCGGCTTCAAGCTCGCACTCCATCACAAAGACCTCAAGATCGCGCTGGATGCCGCCAAGGAGCAGCAGTTGGAACTCCCCATCACGCAACGCGTCCTGGAACAAGAGTCGGAACTCATGCAACAGGGGCTCGGGAACGCCGATGTGTCCGCGCTAAGGCGTTGCTACCCAGCTGATCCCCATTAG
- a CDS encoding glycosyltransferase, which translates to MPRLLVAASGTGGHLFPALSVADALPEPWSVRWVGVPDRLETSLVPGRYPLTTVKAGGLQGRGLRKLIQLIQLLAASGSIRRLVQREGIDAVFTTGGYIAAPAILAARWCGIPVVLHESNAIPGRVTRLLGRFCTRVAVGLEAAAPRIPGCRAVVTGTPVRAAFLQQHSLPEWVPQGDGPLLLVIGGSQGALGLNRMTRVLFPSLLSNGCRVVHLTGSHDPDVGCIEHPLLVERPFSDEIPALLQHADLAISRAGAGSLSELAVSGTPTVLVPFPQAADRHQDANAVCAAAVAAAVIVHQHDPSETTLRDTVWRLLGARLQGDDPAVDPLPEMGQAMRELGVEDADQKLVALLQALLA; encoded by the coding sequence ATGCCTCGGCTTCTAGTTGCTGCCAGCGGCACCGGAGGGCACTTGTTTCCGGCCCTTTCCGTTGCGGATGCCCTGCCGGAGCCATGGAGCGTGCGCTGGGTGGGCGTTCCCGACCGCCTGGAAACAAGCCTGGTGCCAGGCCGCTACCCCCTCACCACCGTCAAAGCTGGTGGATTGCAAGGTCGAGGACTGCGCAAGCTGATCCAACTGATCCAATTGCTGGCCGCCAGCGGCAGCATCCGCCGCCTGGTCCAACGGGAAGGCATTGATGCGGTCTTCACCACAGGCGGATACATCGCTGCACCAGCCATTTTGGCGGCGCGATGGTGCGGCATCCCCGTGGTGCTTCACGAATCCAATGCCATTCCCGGCCGGGTCACACGCTTGCTCGGACGCTTTTGCACCCGTGTTGCCGTGGGGCTTGAAGCGGCCGCACCACGCATCCCGGGCTGCCGAGCGGTGGTGACCGGAACCCCAGTGCGGGCTGCTTTTCTCCAGCAACACTCCCTACCGGAGTGGGTGCCTCAGGGCGACGGCCCCCTGCTTTTGGTGATTGGCGGAAGCCAAGGCGCTCTGGGGCTGAATCGGATGACGCGCGTGCTGTTTCCTTCCTTGCTCAGCAACGGCTGCCGCGTGGTGCATCTCACCGGCAGCCATGACCCCGACGTGGGTTGCATCGAACACCCCTTGCTGGTGGAGCGACCGTTCAGCGATGAGATTCCGGCCTTGCTCCAACACGCCGACCTCGCCATCAGCAGAGCCGGTGCCGGCAGCCTCAGTGAACTGGCCGTGAGCGGAACACCCACCGTGCTGGTGCCCTTCCCCCAAGCGGCCGATCGCCATCAAGATGCCAATGCCGTCTGTGCTGCAGCGGTTGCCGCCGCCGTGATCGTGCATCAACACGACCCCAGCGAGACGACTCTTCGCGACACCGTTTGGCGGCTGCTCGGAGCCAGGCTTCAAGGAGACGATCCAGCCGTTGACCCCTTACCCGAGATGGGGCAGGCCATGCGGGAACTTGGCGTGGAGGATGCGGATCAGAAGCTGGTGGCCCTGCTCCAAGCCCTGTTGGCCTGA
- a CDS encoding histidinol-phosphate transaminase, producing the protein MAQKAGWAGWVHPAPVGVSNGLPPHGGNLSQEARRLGMKPSQLLDASASLVPFRPPRALRRALAAAIQGQALRDYPDRAQADLRSAIASWHGLDPDQVLAGNGAAELFTWAARDATAAGLSVLPQPGFADYSRALACWSGAMEARPLPLAWGDSWPQSFPLGAVKETSEVVWITNPHNPTGQLWSRCSLEPLLARYSLVICDEAFLPLVPGGEDQSLLPLVADHPNLVVIRSLTKLFAIAGLRLGYAVAAPDRLQRWHGWRDPWPVNGLAIAAGVAVMNDRVGLQRWQQRVQQWVQQEGTWFRAQLEAIPGVKPYPSAANYLLIQGEQSLLELRERLALDGVLLRDCRSFAGLGECWLRIGLQDRRGNQRILRALKRAQANRAWSRATSF; encoded by the coding sequence ATGGCGCAGAAGGCTGGATGGGCAGGATGGGTGCATCCAGCACCAGTCGGCGTGAGCAACGGCCTTCCTCCCCATGGAGGCAATCTCAGCCAGGAAGCCCGGCGGCTTGGGATGAAGCCCTCCCAGTTGCTGGATGCCAGCGCTTCGTTGGTGCCCTTTCGTCCGCCTCGCGCGCTGCGCCGAGCTCTTGCCGCCGCCATTCAGGGCCAGGCTCTGCGTGATTATCCCGACCGCGCTCAGGCTGATTTGCGCTCTGCGATCGCGTCATGGCATGGGCTGGATCCTGATCAGGTGCTGGCAGGGAATGGGGCTGCGGAGTTGTTCACATGGGCGGCTCGCGATGCCACCGCCGCTGGGCTCAGTGTTCTGCCACAGCCTGGATTTGCCGACTATTCCCGCGCTTTGGCGTGTTGGAGTGGTGCGATGGAGGCGCGGCCTTTGCCCTTGGCGTGGGGGGATAGCTGGCCGCAATCCTTTCCGCTGGGCGCCGTGAAGGAGACGAGTGAGGTGGTTTGGATCACCAATCCCCATAACCCCACCGGTCAGCTTTGGAGCCGTTGTTCGCTGGAGCCATTGTTGGCTCGCTATTCGCTGGTGATCTGTGATGAGGCCTTCCTGCCCCTGGTGCCGGGGGGGGAAGATCAGTCGTTACTTCCGTTGGTGGCAGATCATCCCAATCTTGTGGTGATCCGCAGTCTCACGAAGCTGTTTGCGATTGCGGGGTTGCGTCTTGGCTACGCCGTGGCGGCACCCGATCGTTTGCAGCGATGGCATGGATGGCGCGATCCCTGGCCTGTGAATGGCTTGGCGATTGCGGCTGGAGTGGCTGTGATGAACGATCGGGTGGGACTGCAGCGTTGGCAACAGCGCGTTCAGCAGTGGGTGCAACAGGAAGGGACGTGGTTTCGGGCACAACTCGAGGCCATTCCTGGAGTCAAGCCTTACCCCTCAGCTGCCAACTATCTGCTGATTCAAGGAGAGCAGTCCTTGCTGGAGCTGCGCGAGCGTTTAGCGCTCGACGGCGTTTTGCTCAGGGATTGCCGTTCGTTTGCAGGCTTGGGGGAGTGTTGGCTGCGGATTGGCTTGCAAGATCGGCGAGGCAATCAACGCATCCTTCGCGCGCTCAAGCGTGCTCAGGCCAACAGGGCTTGGAGCAGGGCCACCAGCTTCTGA
- a CDS encoding pentapeptide repeat-containing protein, whose product MPLLGLWLIAIPVHAKNMDDLIKVLQDGECRNCRLADADLVHADLRDADLRDARLQRANLGEARLDGADLRGANLSFTSLRGASLRGANLEDSVLHGTDLRYADLSGARFSPNALEEAHWSGATGLPAKAQSHAALHNAGVAAAEGDRWKQAEDLFGLAIRNQPDSAESWVARGIAREQLGKRQLAIQDFSYASSLYKADGQTANAEQLQAAAQSIQDKVHKKQGGNGMGSALLGGLLSTSKALMPLAMKLFVPAFGM is encoded by the coding sequence ATGCCCTTGCTGGGTTTATGGCTGATCGCCATCCCTGTGCATGCCAAGAACATGGACGATCTCATCAAAGTGCTCCAAGACGGTGAGTGCCGCAACTGCCGCCTGGCCGATGCCGACCTTGTGCATGCCGATCTACGCGATGCCGACCTAAGAGACGCGCGCTTGCAGCGAGCCAATCTCGGAGAAGCCAGGTTGGATGGGGCTGACTTACGCGGGGCCAATCTCAGCTTCACCAGCTTGCGCGGGGCTTCCCTCCGTGGCGCCAATCTCGAAGACAGCGTCTTGCATGGCACCGACTTGCGTTATGCCGATCTCAGTGGCGCTCGCTTTAGCCCAAACGCCCTCGAAGAAGCCCATTGGAGCGGCGCAACCGGACTTCCGGCAAAGGCCCAGAGCCATGCCGCGCTGCACAATGCCGGCGTCGCGGCCGCCGAAGGCGATCGCTGGAAGCAAGCAGAGGACTTGTTCGGTTTGGCAATCCGAAACCAACCAGATAGCGCAGAAAGCTGGGTGGCACGAGGGATCGCCCGCGAACAATTAGGCAAACGTCAGCTGGCGATTCAAGACTTCAGCTATGCCAGCAGTCTCTACAAAGCTGATGGCCAAACCGCCAACGCCGAACAACTCCAAGCCGCTGCTCAATCCATCCAGGACAAGGTGCACAAAAAACAAGGCGGCAACGGCATGGGATCAGCCCTGCTCGGGGGACTGCTGTCCACGTCCAAGGCACTGATGCCCCTGGCGATGAAGTTATTCGTGCCAGCTTTCGGCATGTAA
- a CDS encoding type II and III secretion system protein → MAVGTMVMQNRSYVNVSGPPVTLMLNNAPAKDALMALARLGGYGFVYVGGESGGATQQVSTGQQQTAKRLVSLAFLNEEFGRAFNSVLLASGLKGRLSGNSLFVGKTVVGASFSPQVSKVYRLNQISADSAAQYLASLGASVCTPTTTTFNSSNSATQGTASSTTEQSETTSSEKTEISCYGGGRKEGNSMSGDGPLFGLEGTTDKRLSTVTLVGESRQIAIAEKYLKNLDLRKRQVAVKVQILNVDLKNDRSVDSSFSARIGNTFMVSESGKAFMNFGDYRPGNSSGTGVLGRGSAIAEPGVYETALADDSDAFVPQQRVVSPFVQKLDRAEEAFDKDGNFIGIREIPFINSDKQREYVPDTNPNAADQLVPVYDNLGRPVYVPSSNPADNPKDNGFSYPKNSFYGYLEAMIQSSSAKTLASPTLLVQEGESASVETGTSVITGVDSTETANGSTQFQNTRENAGLTLDVVVSKIDDNGFVTLNLVPSVSVPQPAGTQQGVPIFNIISRKLNSGSVRLRDRQTLVLTGVIQDSDRETVRKWPILGDLPFIGQMFRSSDNQREKQELVILVTPSIIDDEAGGAYGYGYRPSTRESRELMGQG, encoded by the coding sequence ATGGCGGTGGGGACGATGGTGATGCAGAACCGCAGCTATGTGAATGTGAGCGGGCCGCCGGTCACCCTCATGCTTAATAATGCGCCGGCAAAAGATGCCTTAATGGCGCTGGCAAGGCTGGGCGGTTATGGCTTTGTCTATGTGGGGGGAGAGTCGGGAGGTGCCACTCAGCAGGTCTCTACGGGGCAGCAACAGACGGCAAAACGTTTGGTCTCTCTCGCCTTTCTCAATGAAGAGTTTGGTAGAGCCTTTAACTCCGTCCTGCTTGCTTCTGGTCTGAAGGGGCGTTTGAGCGGCAACTCACTCTTTGTAGGGAAAACGGTTGTGGGGGCAAGTTTCTCGCCTCAAGTGTCCAAGGTTTATCGCTTAAATCAAATTTCAGCTGATTCGGCTGCGCAATATTTGGCAAGTCTTGGCGCCAGTGTTTGTACCCCAACGACAACGACATTTAATAGCTCAAATAGTGCTACGCAAGGAACGGCATCTTCAACGACAGAGCAAAGTGAAACAACGTCCAGTGAAAAAACGGAGATAAGCTGCTATGGAGGTGGGAGAAAAGAAGGTAATTCTATGTCTGGCGATGGGCCGCTTTTTGGCCTAGAGGGCACCACGGATAAGAGGTTGTCAACTGTGACTCTTGTGGGTGAGTCTCGTCAGATAGCGATCGCTGAAAAATACCTCAAAAATCTCGATCTGCGGAAGCGGCAGGTGGCTGTAAAGGTACAAATCTTGAATGTTGATTTGAAGAATGATCGATCAGTTGACTCTAGTTTTTCTGCTCGCATTGGCAACACATTTATGGTGAGTGAAAGTGGTAAAGCGTTTATGAACTTTGGTGATTACAGGCCCGGTAATAGTTCTGGTACGGGCGTTTTGGGTAGGGGTAGTGCGATTGCTGAGCCTGGGGTATATGAAACTGCTCTGGCCGATGACTCCGATGCTTTTGTTCCGCAGCAGAGGGTTGTCTCTCCTTTTGTACAAAAACTTGATCGAGCTGAAGAGGCTTTTGACAAAGATGGTAACTTCATTGGTATTAGAGAAATTCCATTTATCAATTCTGATAAGCAGAGGGAATATGTTCCTGATACGAATCCAAATGCTGCGGATCAATTAGTGCCGGTTTACGATAATTTAGGGCGTCCCGTTTATGTTCCTTCTTCTAATCCTGCTGATAATCCCAAAGATAATGGTTTTTCGTACCCCAAAAACTCTTTCTATGGTTACTTAGAGGCCATGATTCAGTCGAGCAGTGCTAAGACGTTAGCGTCCCCAACTTTGCTGGTCCAGGAAGGGGAAAGTGCTAGTGTGGAGACTGGAACTAGCGTTATTACTGGGGTAGATTCTACCGAAACTGCAAATGGTTCAACCCAATTCCAAAATACGCGTGAGAATGCTGGGTTAACTCTTGATGTGGTTGTATCGAAAATTGATGACAACGGTTTTGTGACACTGAATTTAGTTCCATCGGTGTCTGTTCCTCAACCTGCTGGTACTCAGCAAGGTGTACCTATTTTCAACATAATCAGTCGTAAGTTGAATTCCGGTAGCGTTCGGTTGCGTGACCGTCAGACTTTGGTTTTAACAGGTGTTATCCAGGATTCCGATCGTGAGACGGTCCGGAAGTGGCCAATACTTGGTGATTTGCCTTTTATTGGCCAAATGTTCCGTAGCTCTGATAATCAAAGAGAAAAACAAGAACTCGTTATCCTTGTGACTCCATCCATTATTGACGACGAGGCGGGTGGTGCTTATGGCTATGGATATCGCCCTTCTACTCGTGAATCCCGCGAGCTCATGGGGCAAGGTTGA
- a CDS encoding PilN domain-containing protein: MRGQAGVPVDLLRERRIELGLPAQPAPFVPTRLLLRRGALLGGAVLLVSGAITAAVNWRGQQQQQQLQALAPTAQRLASAEAQLRRLSTKTAAVNKDTTRIAQQLVAFPVGSPLLEQLRRVTPVGVQLQELSVGQAQIQLSGKAQIGASPGPLERINALVLSLAQLPITLEQGVKVMKITREDGDDPAVTFSVEWALNPKARLSLLQLQELGATGLAERYRLIEQRGVPL, encoded by the coding sequence GTGAGGGGACAGGCAGGAGTTCCCGTTGATTTGCTGCGGGAGCGGCGCATCGAGTTGGGTTTGCCTGCTCAGCCCGCCCCTTTTGTTCCCACCCGGCTTTTGTTGCGTCGAGGTGCGTTGCTGGGCGGGGCTGTGTTGTTAGTGAGTGGAGCAATCACCGCAGCTGTGAACTGGCGGGGACAGCAGCAACAGCAGCAGCTGCAGGCGCTGGCGCCGACGGCACAACGCCTCGCCTCGGCAGAAGCGCAGCTGCGGCGGCTGAGCACCAAGACCGCCGCGGTGAACAAGGACACCACCAGGATTGCGCAACAGCTGGTGGCGTTCCCCGTCGGATCTCCCTTGTTGGAGCAGCTCCGACGGGTTACTCCTGTTGGGGTTCAGTTGCAGGAGTTGTCGGTTGGTCAGGCGCAGATCCAACTGTCTGGCAAGGCGCAGATTGGAGCGTCCCCAGGGCCTCTTGAACGCATCAATGCCCTTGTGCTCTCCTTGGCTCAACTGCCCATCACCCTGGAACAGGGCGTCAAGGTGATGAAGATCACGCGGGAGGACGGGGATGATCCGGCTGTGACCTTCAGCGTGGAGTGGGCGCTGAATCCCAAGGCTCGCCTGTCCCTGCTCCAACTTCAGGAGCTGGGAGCGACCGGTTTGGCAGAGCGCTACCGGCTGATCGAGCAGCGTGGGGTGCCGTTGTGA
- a CDS encoding quinone-dependent dihydroorotate dehydrogenase — translation MADASSPRVLSTAGFYRRWLGPQLARDEGVDAEQLSQTALQALAQVSLRRRWPGISSVLEGVATELQRRDLRLEQVLFGCRFSNPVGLAAGFDKNGVAAGVWDCFGFGFAEVGTVTWHGQPGNPKPRLFRLAAERAALNRMGFNNKGAEAMQRTLERQALPAPGHRPAVLGINFGKSKLTPLDQAPDDYAASLECLAPMADYAVINVSSPNTPGLRDLQDSTQLRRLVERLRRLPACPPLLVKIAPDLEDDAIDGIARLAYEEGLAGVIAVNTSLDRLGLGQRLIAQTGRTLAEEAGGLSGDPLRYRAVEVIRRLRASAGPALPLIGVGGISSAEAAWERIAAGASLVQVYTGWIFEGPDLVPRILEGLISQLDLHGFRHLSEAIGSGAPWK, via the coding sequence ATGGCTGATGCGTCATCCCCCAGGGTGCTATCCACCGCCGGCTTTTATCGGCGATGGTTGGGCCCCCAATTGGCTCGTGATGAGGGGGTGGATGCAGAACAGCTCAGCCAGACAGCGTTGCAAGCCCTTGCTCAGGTCAGCTTGCGCCGCCGTTGGCCTGGGATCTCATCCGTGTTGGAGGGCGTTGCCACGGAGCTTCAGCGTCGGGATCTGCGCTTGGAGCAAGTGCTGTTTGGTTGTCGCTTCAGCAATCCTGTGGGGTTGGCGGCAGGGTTCGACAAAAACGGTGTTGCCGCAGGGGTGTGGGATTGCTTTGGGTTCGGATTTGCTGAAGTGGGCACCGTCACTTGGCATGGTCAACCAGGAAACCCCAAGCCCCGCCTGTTTCGGCTTGCTGCTGAACGGGCTGCTCTCAACCGGATGGGCTTCAACAACAAGGGTGCGGAGGCGATGCAACGCACCCTTGAGCGCCAGGCGTTGCCGGCACCAGGCCATCGTCCGGCCGTGCTCGGGATCAATTTCGGGAAGTCGAAACTCACTCCTCTGGATCAGGCCCCTGATGATTACGCCGCCTCCTTGGAATGTCTTGCGCCGATGGCCGATTACGCCGTAATCAATGTGAGCTCTCCCAATACTCCTGGCTTGCGAGATCTGCAGGATTCAACCCAATTGCGGCGGTTGGTTGAGCGGCTACGCCGTCTGCCCGCTTGTCCTCCACTTCTGGTAAAGATCGCGCCCGATCTTGAGGACGATGCCATTGATGGCATTGCTCGATTGGCCTACGAGGAGGGTTTGGCCGGTGTCATTGCTGTGAACACCAGTCTGGATCGCCTTGGCTTAGGGCAGCGGCTGATTGCGCAGACCGGCCGCACCCTTGCGGAAGAGGCTGGTGGGTTGAGTGGTGATCCTTTGCGCTACCGCGCTGTGGAGGTGATTCGACGACTGCGTGCCAGCGCTGGTCCGGCGTTGCCGTTGATTGGCGTGGGGGGAATCTCATCCGCTGAGGCGGCCTGGGAACGGATTGCGGCTGGCGCGTCCCTCGTGCAGGTTTATACCGGTTGGATTTTTGAAGGTCCCGATTTGGTTCCACGCATCCTGGAAGGTCTGATCAGCCAACTCGATCTCCATGGCTTTCGCCATCTGAGTGAGGCGATCGGAAGCGGCGCGCCCTGGAAGTAG
- a CDS encoding ribonuclease H, with product MADGPDGRGRVVAAATDGACSGNPGPGGWGALIRFEDGSVEEFGGADPATTNNRMELQAALATLQRLAELPLHPDLTLRTDSKYLIDGLSSWMAGWKRKGWRTAAGKPVLNQDLWQALDQARLAEVPLSYVKGHSGDPDNDRVDQIAVAYSKGRAQTPPPSVAPPSVAPPSAAPTQPLADPAPASLQKLLTRMELADRLASGGYALTAVELAQLVEQPLNRLSERQGSWRWRDWMVEPVENDRWRLRRDPAGLKQT from the coding sequence ATGGCTGATGGACCTGATGGACGTGGTCGCGTCGTTGCAGCAGCGACGGATGGTGCTTGCAGCGGCAACCCAGGGCCTGGTGGCTGGGGTGCGCTGATTCGTTTCGAAGACGGGAGTGTGGAGGAATTTGGCGGTGCGGATCCGGCCACGACCAACAACCGGATGGAGTTACAAGCTGCGCTTGCCACGTTGCAACGCCTGGCTGAATTACCGCTGCATCCCGATCTCACGCTGCGCACCGACAGCAAATACCTGATCGATGGCCTGAGCAGTTGGATGGCCGGTTGGAAGCGCAAGGGCTGGCGCACTGCGGCTGGTAAGCCAGTGCTCAACCAGGATCTCTGGCAGGCGCTGGATCAGGCTCGGCTTGCAGAGGTGCCGCTCAGCTATGTGAAAGGTCACAGCGGAGATCCTGACAACGACAGGGTGGATCAAATTGCGGTGGCGTATTCCAAAGGCCGGGCGCAAACGCCTCCACCTTCCGTTGCCCCGCCTTCAGTTGCCCCACCATCCGCTGCCCCGACTCAGCCCTTGGCGGATCCGGCGCCTGCGTCTCTGCAGAAGCTCCTCACGCGAATGGAATTGGCTGATCGCCTGGCATCCGGAGGCTATGCCTTAACGGCTGTGGAGTTGGCTCAGTTGGTGGAACAGCCCCTCAATCGTTTGTCAGAACGTCAAGGTTCTTGGCGTTGGCGTGACTGGATGGTGGAGCCTGTGGAGAATGATCGCTGGCGGTTGCGACGCGACCCGGCAGGATTGAAACAGACCTAG
- a CDS encoding DUF3747 domain-containing protein, which translates to MRRTYLRRLLLTGTALVLGASSAALPGWTRSLFDSKPLNQEQFAILARAVGRDSWKLLVLEQIKARPLCWKDQADGLVEPSLNSFDFTGICSRYLDSNGYSLRTAGEDTQKSVRLRLRQGQRGLELHALDPNRSTAVVVARARQARRNKDAFVKLKLEPGWQLERRAYQGRTLSHVYFANRESLNQLRAKASNRPSRSVRMATVAQAPRAPRSPSSYAGKGPIPLEVIPFRP; encoded by the coding sequence ATGCGGCGAACCTACCTCCGGCGGCTCCTTTTGACTGGAACAGCCCTGGTCTTGGGGGCCAGCTCCGCTGCGTTGCCAGGGTGGACCCGATCGCTATTTGACAGCAAGCCCCTCAACCAAGAGCAGTTTGCGATCCTGGCCCGCGCCGTTGGCCGTGACAGCTGGAAACTGTTGGTGCTTGAGCAGATCAAAGCCCGTCCTCTTTGTTGGAAAGATCAAGCCGATGGATTGGTTGAACCATCGTTGAACAGCTTTGATTTCACGGGTATTTGCAGCCGCTATCTCGATAGCAATGGGTATTCACTGCGCACGGCTGGAGAAGACACACAAAAGTCCGTTCGCTTACGCCTTCGGCAAGGACAACGGGGGCTGGAGCTTCACGCCCTGGACCCCAACCGCAGCACAGCAGTCGTTGTGGCCAGGGCCCGACAAGCCAGACGCAACAAAGATGCTTTCGTCAAACTCAAACTGGAACCGGGTTGGCAACTGGAGCGTCGGGCCTATCAGGGGCGAACCCTGAGCCACGTGTATTTCGCCAACAGGGAATCGCTCAATCAATTGCGAGCAAAGGCCTCAAATCGTCCAAGCCGTTCGGTTCGGATGGCGACAGTGGCCCAAGCGCCAAGGGCACCACGATCCCCATCCAGCTACGCCGGGAAGGGGCCCATCCCCCTTGAAGTGATTCCATTCCGCCCTTAA
- the rplL gene encoding 50S ribosomal protein L7/L12 has translation MSAKTDEILESLKSLSLLEASELVKQIEDAFGVSAAASAGVVMAAPGAAGGGEAAEEKTEFDVVLESFDAAAKIKVLKAVREATGLGLGDAKAMVEAAPKAIKEGVSKDDAEALKKAIEEVGGKVTIK, from the coding sequence ATGTCTGCAAAAACCGACGAAATTCTTGAATCACTGAAATCACTCTCATTGCTTGAAGCTTCCGAGCTTGTCAAGCAAATCGAGGATGCTTTTGGTGTGTCTGCTGCTGCATCTGCTGGTGTAGTGATGGCTGCCCCTGGCGCTGCCGGTGGTGGTGAAGCGGCTGAAGAGAAGACCGAATTTGATGTTGTGCTGGAAAGCTTCGATGCTGCTGCCAAGATCAAAGTGCTCAAGGCTGTTCGCGAAGCCACAGGTCTCGGCCTGGGCGATGCCAAGGCCATGGTCGAAGCTGCTCCAAAGGCCATCAAGGAAGGTGTCTCCAAGGATGACGCTGAAGCCTTGAAAAAGGCCATCGAAGAGGTGGGTGGCAAGGTCACCATCAAGTGA
- the rplJ gene encoding 50S ribosomal protein L10 has translation MGRTLESKQQIVEELKKLLGEAEMALVLDYQGLSIKEMSDLRTRLQASNGVCKVTKNTLMRRAIDGDSVWSSLDSLLSGTNAFVLIKGDVGGAVKAVQAFQKETKKSETKGGLFEGKLLSQDEIKAIGDLPSREVLMAQIAGAINAVTTKVAVGVNEVPSGLARALKQHADSGES, from the coding sequence ATGGGCCGCACTCTGGAGAGCAAGCAACAGATCGTCGAGGAGCTTAAAAAGCTTCTTGGCGAGGCCGAAATGGCACTGGTCCTGGACTATCAGGGCCTCTCCATCAAAGAAATGTCTGACTTGCGGACTCGTCTGCAAGCCAGCAACGGCGTTTGCAAGGTGACTAAAAACACCTTGATGCGTCGTGCCATTGATGGTGACAGTGTCTGGTCAAGCCTCGACTCTCTGCTGAGTGGTACTAACGCCTTCGTCCTGATTAAGGGTGATGTTGGTGGTGCTGTTAAAGCTGTTCAAGCTTTTCAGAAAGAGACGAAAAAATCCGAGACCAAGGGCGGCCTTTTCGAAGGCAAGCTCCTGTCTCAGGACGAGATCAAAGCTATTGGGGATCTTCCTTCCAGGGAAGTGCTCATGGCCCAGATCGCAGGCGCCATCAATGCAGTGACTACCAAGGTTGCTGTGGGTGTCAACGAGGTTCCCTCCGGTCTTGCAAGAGCGCTCAAGCAGCACGCCGATAGCGGCGAGAGCTGA